The following coding sequences lie in one Lolium perenne isolate Kyuss_39 chromosome 2, Kyuss_2.0, whole genome shotgun sequence genomic window:
- the LOC127336587 gene encoding uncharacterized protein, which yields MRMLREMALREGEEPDLPDEQLRSNDQLQQDEMLALEAIYGDKIHIFDEKAGLRSFQIQVHCEIPDGISVCAESSQGVDDDDPSSKFLDNFSVEHLAPLSLTCLMPPSYPSHYPPYFTLGVQWLDNVKVSALCQMLDSIWAQQLGQEVVYEWVQWLQTSTLSHLGFDDRIVIRQLDDSMVGHVDVRVIEEILSVEDIVQHLISYNEEQCHESFLRSLHACMICYSEYTGVDFVKLPCQHYFCQRCMETYSRMHVNEGTVLQLVCPSDKCGCIIPPNLLKRLLGVADFERCERLMLQKALDSMADLVYCPRCGTACLEDEKKAQCSNCLFYFCTHCRDPCHIGRDCIILTPEEKLLTLQEREKVHRLSKGEVSMITTLANEIFSIREVLSSSVPCPRCGIDISRVSGCDHMRCKNCGKHFDYSLARRNNVTALDFIEGAQKEPSVGLSVSIRQYPCPQCRKPHHKIGNNNHLVCAACQTRYCALCRKVVRKSSEHYGPRGCKQHTLDPEVAEAGTDNKDDSGSELSEMI from the exons ATGAGGATGCTGCGTGAGATGGCGCTGCGGGAGGGAGAGGAGCCCGATCTGCCGGACGAGCAGCTGCGCTCCAACGACCAGCTCCAGCAAGACGAG ATGTTAGCGCTGGAGGCTATATATGGAGACAAGATACACATTTTTGATGAAAAGGCTGGACTCCGGTCTTTCCAG ATCCAGGTGCATTGTGAAATTCCAGATGGTATCAGTGTATGCGCAGAATCATCCCAGGGTGTTGATGATGATGACCCAAGCAGCAAGTTCCTTGACAACTTCAGTGTCGAGCACTTGGCTCCACTGTCATTAACATGCCTCATGCCTCCATCTTACCCAAGCCATTACCCACCATACTTTACTCTTGGTGTACAATGGTTGGATAATGTTAAGGTTTCTGCCCTTTGTCAGATGCTCGACTCGATCTGGGCACAACAACTTGGACAGGAAGTTGTTTATGAGTGGGTGCAATGGCTGCAGACCTCTACGCTTTCTCATCTTGGTTTTGATGACAGAATAGTCATACGACAGCTTGATGATAGTATGGTGGGTCATGTGGATGTACGGGTTATTGAAGAGATTCTCTCTGTAGAGGATATCGTTCAACATTTGATCAGCTACAATGAGGAGCAGTGTCACGAATCATTTCTTCGTAGCCTTCATGCCTGCATGATTTGCTACAGTGAGTACACAG GTGTTGATTTTGTAAAACTTCCATGCCAGCATTACTTTTGCCAGAGGTGCATGGAGACATACTCAAGGATGCATGTCAATGAAGGAACAGTACTACAATTGGTGTGCCCTAGTGACAAGTGTGGATGCATTATTCCACCTAATCTACTGAAGAGGTTGTTAGGAGTTGCAGATTTTGAACGGTGTGAAAGGTTGATGCTTCAGaaggctctagattcaatggccgATTTAGTATACTGTCCAAGATGTGGAACAGCTTGCCTGGAAGATGAGAAAAAAGCCCAGTGCTCTAATTGCCTCTTCtacttctgcacccattgcagaGATCCTTGCCACATAGGGAGGGACTGCATTATTCTTACTCCAGAAGAAAAACTTCTCACCTTACAG GAACGTGAAAAGGTGCATCGCTTGAGTAAAGGAGAAGTTAGTATGATAACTACCTTGGCGAATGAAATATTTAGTATCAGGGAAGTGCTTAGTTCCTCTGTTCCATGTCCGCGTTGTGGTATCGACATTTCTCGTGTGTCTGGTTGCGACCACATGCGTTGCAAGAACTGCGGTAAACATTTTGACTATTCCCTTGCTAGAAGAAATAATGTAACGGCTCTGGATTTCATTGAGGGGGCACAGAAAGAACCAAGTGTGGGACTGTCTGTCAGCATCAGACAATACCCTTGCCCGCAATGCCGCAAGCCACATCACAAG atTGGAAACAACAACCACCTTGTCTGCGCGGCATGTCAGACTCGTTACTGTGCTCTGTGTCGGAAGGTGGTGCGGAAGAGCTCAGAGCACTATGGCCCCAGAGGGTGCAAACAGCACACTCTCGACCCCGAGGTTGCTGAAGCTGGAACAGATAACAAGGATGACTCTGGATCAGAACTTTCTGAAATGATTTAA
- the LOC127336588 gene encoding sec-independent protein translocase protein TATC, chloroplastic, whose translation MGSAGALLSHPPPQLGGAILPRRHRVSLPRLVPCAPHRRRHLRCSAVEGENDSPVPQREESPSTSLQLQDPLPSPVENGSFGGVTQEEDPSSLYNFLYPSKELLPDDKEMSIFDHLEELRERIFISVLAVGASILGCFFFSKDIIKILEAPVSVQGVRFLQLSPGEFFFTTLKVSGYCGLLIGSPIILYEIIAFVLPGLTKDERKFLGPIVLGSSVLFYLGILFSYTVLAPAALNFFVNYAEGAVESIWSIDQYFEFVLVLLFSTGLSFQVPVIQLLLGQVGLVSSEQMLSIWRYVVVGAVVAAAVLTPSTDPLTQMLLAGPLLGLYLGGAWMVRLIGR comes from the exons ATGGGAAGCGCGGGGGCGCTGCTCTCCCACCCGCCGCCGCAGCTCGGCGGCGCCATCCTCCCACGTCGCCACCGCGTCTCCCTCCCCCGTCTCGTCCCCTGCGCGCCCCACCGCCGCCGGCACCTTCGCTGCTCCGCCGTTGAAGGGGAGAACGATTCGCCGGTGCCTCAGAGGGAGGAGTCTCCGTCCACCAGCCTCCAGCTCCAGGATCCGCTTCCGAGCCCTG TCGAAAATGGTTCCTTTGGTGGTGTCACGCAGGAAGAAGATCCGAGTTCTCTGTATAATTTTCTTTATCCGAGCAAAGAGCTACTTCCAGATGATAAGGAAATGAGTATATTTGATCATCTAGAGGAACTTCGTGAGAGGATATTCATATCAGTATTGGCTGTTGGAGCTTCAATACTTGGTTGTTTTTTCTTCTCCAAAGATATAATCAAGATTCTAGAAGCGCCTGTTAGTGTCCAGGGTGTCCGGTTTTTGCAGCTCTCTCCTGGAGAATTTTTCTTTACAACATTGAAG GTCTCTGGTTATTGTGGTCTTCTAATCGGAAGCCCTATCATTTTGTACGAGATCATAGCATTTGTTCTCCCAGGTTTAACCAAGGATGAGCGGAAATTCCTAGGGCCCATTGTTTTGGGTTCTTCAGTTCTGTTCTACCTCGGCATTTTATTCTCCTACACTGTCCTTGCTCCAGCAGCGCTGAACTTCTTTGTGAACTATGCCGAAGGGGCGGTGGAGTCGATATGGTCCATAGACCAGTACTTTGAGTTCGTACTTGTGCTTCTTTTCAGCACAGGGTTATCTTTTCAG GTCCCTGTGATCCAGCTTCTGCTGGGGCAAGTCGGATTGGTTTCGAGCGAACAAATGCTATCAATCTGGAGGTACGTTGTTGTTGGCGCGGTGGTCGCCGCTGCTGTGCTTACGCCCTCGACCGATCCCTTGACGCAAATGCTCTTGGCGGGTCCGCTGCTTGGTCTGTACCTGGGCGGAGCATGGATGGTCAGGCTAATTGGGCGCTAA
- the LOC127336584 gene encoding uncharacterized protein has product MPRKSSKAKAKGGRGPAPKPHGKSPAAAAAAPVPYPNPAHQYPYDADLAAGALGRLDLDASAATAAATAAEDAPVETPPPQPEAPAPRPPPQPAMEASSSGSGAAGGGREEEALRRLQELVGFGREEVELTEEEVRANYQRQEDEICALEAIFGDNVVMFNRKEGQRSFQVHVHIEIPDGTDVSARLSFGAGTLNYKEGQDGDATDDLVYKFRVEHLPPILLTCLLPPSYPSHQPPIFTMSAEWLDKVMISSLCHMLDMTWEEQQGIEVIYQWVQWLQSSSLSYLGFDNEIVLSQGGLTCTEDDGDKRACPGNAPPDVTIPRIIRYNDDKRHEAFLHAIHDCMICFSESPGVDFIKLPCHHFFCQKCMQTYCKMHVKDGTVVKLLCPDTKCEAVVPPNILKRLLGEDEFERWESLLLQRTLDAMSDVVYCPRCQTACLEDAGDEAVCSSCLFSFCTLCRERRHVGVECLSPGEKLLVLEKRQKSGNAKGDIQKLMDEVRSIKEILKDAKQCPRCKMAISKIEGCNKMTCWNCGRFFCYQCNALISGYDHFQGDCVVFDQAEIDRWEMQMNQRQQRQVVAQAQADLFAGDYGYPCPTCRQAVPKIGNNNHLYCWSCNQHFCALCRKSVQKMSQHFGPKGCKQHTADL; this is encoded by the exons ATGCCTCGGAAGTCGtccaaggccaaggccaagggCGGCCGCGGGCCCGCGCCCAAGCCCCACGGGaaatcccccgccgccgccgccgccgcacccgTCCCATACCCTAACCCGGCCCACCAGTACCCCTACGACGCCGACCTCGCCGCCGGCGCACTCGGGCGCCTCGACCTCgacgcctccgccgccaccgccgccgccaccgccgccgaggATGCTCCAGTGGAGACGCCGCCTCCCCAGCCCGAGGCCCccgcgccgcggccgccgcctcaGCCGGCGATGGAGGCCTCGTCGTCCGGGAGCGGTGCGGCGGGTGGGggccgggaggaagaggccctgaGGAGGCTGCAGGAGCTGGTGGGGTTTGGCCGGGAGGAGGTGGAGTTGACCGAGGAGGAGGTGCGCGCCAACTATCAGAGGCAGGAGGACGAG ATATGTGCCTTGGAAGCAATTTTCGGCGACAATGTAGTCATGTTCAATAGAAAGGAGGGCCAGCGGTCTTTCCAG GTTCATGTGCATATTGAGATCCCAGATGGTACAGATGTATCGGCGAGGCTCAGTTTTGGTGCTGGAACACTAAATTATAAGGAAGGGCAGGATGGCGATGCCACCGATGATCTTGTTTACAAGTTCAGAGTTGAGCACTTACCTCCGATCCTGCTAACATGTCTCCTGCCTCCGTCGTACCCGAGCCATCAGCCACCCATTTTCACTATGTCCGCCGAATGGCTGGACAAGGTGATGATTTCGTCGTTATGCCACATGCTGGATATGACTTGGGAAGAGCAGCAGGGCATAGAAGTAATATATCAGTGGGTGCAATGGCTCCAGAGCTCTTCCCTTTCTTACTTGGGGTTTGACAACGAGATTGTTTTAAGCCAGGGTGGTCTAACGTGTACTGAAGATGATGGGGATAAGCGTGCGTGTCCAGGCAATGCTCCACCTGATGTTACAATTCCAAGGATTATTAGATACAATGATGATAAGCGACATGAAGCCTTTTTGCATGCTATCCATGACTGCATGATTTGTTTCAGCGAGTCTCCTG GCGTCGATTTCATCAAACTTCCATGCCACCATTTCTTTTGCCAGAAATGCATGCAAACATATTGCAAAATGCATGTCAAGGATGGAACTGTAGTGAAGTTACTGTGTCCTGATACAAAATGTGAAGCCGTTGTTCCTCCAAATATATTGAAAAGGCTGCTGGGGGAGGATGAGTTTGAACGTTGGGAATCATTGCTTCTTCAGAGAACTCTTGATGCGATGTCTGACGTAGTTTATTGTCCGAGATGTCAAACTGCTTGCTTGGAAGATGCAGGTGATGAAGCTGTGTGTTCAAGTTGTTTATTCAGCTTCTGCACACTTTGTAGAGAGCGACGTCATGTTGGTGTGGAATGTTTATCTCCAGGAGAAAAACTTCTTGTTTTGGAG AAACGTCAAAAGTCGGGGAATGCAAAGGGAGATATTCAGAAGCTTATGGATGAAGTACGCAGCATCAAGGAAATTTTGAAGGATGCAAAACAGTGCCCACGATGCAAGATGGCAATATCTAAGATAGAAGGATGCAATAAGATGACCTGTTGGAATTGTGGCCGGTTCTTCTGCTACCAATGCAACGCTTTAATTAGCGGATATGATCATTTCCA GGGTGATTGCGTGGTCTTTGATCAGGCTGAAATCGATAGATGGGAGATGCAAATGAATCAAAGGCAACAACGCCAAGTTGTTGCACAAGCGCAGGCTGACTTGTTCGCAGGAGACTATGGTTACCCGTGTCCCACTTGCCGCCAAGCAGTTCCAAAG ATTGGAAACAACAACCATCTCTACTGTTGGTCATGCAACCAACACTTCTGTGCATTGTGCCGGAAGTCCGTCCAGAAGATGTCACAGCATTTTGGTCCGAAGGGATGCAAGCAACATACTGCAGATCTGTGA